The Sebastes fasciatus isolate fSebFas1 chromosome 4, fSebFas1.pri, whole genome shotgun sequence genome window below encodes:
- the LOC141765699 gene encoding putative polypeptide N-acetylgalactosaminyltransferase 8: protein MKMYVRRAGMIGAFLLLIYFIIYMIASWRTGKSFPEGVTDQEVVRRKLDMIEKTLNKLAKLIEVSGQKSSTNEHFPNVDQEKEKLVMPKLYPNSILFSHWGDDLSEKEQKEAEGLFQIYGYNAFLSNRLPLDRKLPDTRDSRCLTKNYPMVLPTISVVLIYINEALSIIKRAVRSIITHTPQHLLREIILVDDYGTYNDLGKPLQDYIVQIHKERPGLIKKVRHTRQMGLSQSRISGWEHATADVVAILDAHIEATEGWAEPLLARIKADRTVVVSPVFDKVHFDDLHVERYYSFAHGFDWALWCIYESFMPEWLKMEDESQPGKSPSVMGIFAADRGFLGEIGGLDGGMRIYGGENVELAIRVWLCGGSVEVVPCSRVAHIERAHKPYALDLNPSMRRNALRVADIWLDEYKRNVFIAWNIPLENHGIDTGDVSERKKLKEKLKCKPFKWYLDNVYPSLETWDNLLGYGVLQNTLLISHCVDQGAVPGNIPILYQCHFQQPQHCFYNADGEIFIGGIKSHKYNSNRCLVDPGSGSTPTLQDCQLAKLNQLHMHWDFKQGQAIINKATKRCLEIVQGQSTDYEVIIQQCSGQSWKIEHLITSF, encoded by the exons ATGAAGATGTATGTGCGAAGAGCCGGAATGATTGGAGCCTTTTTGCTGTTAATATACTTCATCATTTACATGATCGCTAGTTGGAGGACAGGCAAATCTTTCCCAGAGGGAGTCACAGATCAAGAGGTTGTGAGGAGGAAACTGGACATGATTGAAAAGACCCTGAACAAGCTGG CAAAGCTGATAGAAGTATCTGGTCAAAAGAGCTCCACCAATGAACATTTTCCAAATGTGGACCAAGAAAAAGAGAAGCTGGTGATGCCAAAGTTATATCCAAACTCCATCCTGTTTTCCCACTGGGGTGATGACCTGTCAGAAAAAGAACAGAAGGAGGCTGAAGGTCTGTTTCAGATATATGGATACAATGCCTTCCTGAGTAACCGGTTGCCACTAGACCGAAAGCTTCCGGATACAAGAGACAGCAG ATGTCTGACGAAGAATTATCCCATGGTCCTGCCAACCATCAGCGTGGTACTGATCTACATAAACGAAGCTCTTTCGATCATTAAAAGGGCAGTACGAAGCATCATCACCCACACTCCACAGCACCTGCTGAGGGAAATCATTCTAGTGGATGACTATGGCACTTACA ATGACCTTGGAAAACCATTACAAGACTACATAGTTCAGATTCACAAAGAGAGGCCTGGACTCATAAAGAAAGTGCGGCATACGCGACAAATGGGGCTGTCCCAGTCTCGGATCTCAGGTTGGGAGCATGCCACAGCTGATGTTGTGGCCATTTTGGATGCCCATATTGAAGCCACAGAGGGATG GGCAGAACCTTTGCTGGCCAGGATCAAAGCCGACAGGACAGTGGTGGTGTCCCCAGTGTTCGATAAGGTGCATTTTGATGACCTGCATGTGGAAAGATATTACTCATTTGCTCATGGCTTTGACTGGGCTTTGTGGTGCATCTACGAGTCCTTTATGCCAGAGTGGTTGAAGATGGAGGATGAATCGCAGCCTGGAAA gaGTCCCTCTGTTATGGGAATCTTTGCAGCAGACAGAGGCTTCCTGGGAGAAATCGGTGGGCTTGATGGTGGAATGAGAATTTACGGAGGAGAAAATGTTGAACTTGCGATTCGT GTGTGGCTGTGTGGAGGGAGTGTGGAGGTTGTGCCTTGCTCCAGGGTTGCTCACATTGAGAGGGCACATAAACCGTATGCGCTTGATCTCAACCCTTCcatgaggagaaatgcattgaGGGTTGCAGATATCTGGTTGGACGAGTACAAGCGGAACGTGTTTATTGCCTGGAACATTCCCCTTGAG AATCATGGAATCGATACTGGTGACGTGTCAGAGAGGAAGAAGCTCAAAGAAAAGCTGAAATGTAAACCTTTCAAGTGGTACCTGGACAACGTTTATCCAAGTCTGGAAACATGGGATAACCTCTTGGGGTATGGTGTG CTGCAGAACACGCTTCTCATTAGCCATTGTGTGGACCAGGGCGCTGTTCCAGGAAACATCCCCATCCTGTATCAATGCCACTTCCAGCAGCCACAG CATTGCTTCTACAACGCAGATGGTGAAATCTTCATTGGGGGGATTAAATCTCACAAATATAACAGTAACCGCTGCCTGGTTGATCCTGGCTCTGGCAGCACTCCCACTCTGCAGGACTGTCAGCTGGCAAAACTAAACCAACTACACATGCACTGGGACTTCAAACAA GGCCAAGCGATCATAAACAAAGCAACAAAGAGATGTCTAGAGATCGTCCAGGGACAAAGCACGGACTATGAGGTCATCATTCAACAGTGCAGTGGACAGAGCTGGAAGATTGAGCATCTTATCACAAGTTTTTAG
- the ndufa9a gene encoding NADH dehydrogenase [ubiquinone] 1 alpha subcomplex subunit 9, mitochondrial, which translates to MASLALVSRPVSVLPKITSSCSPAVLSAASVTTVQQRKLHHAVIPKGKGGRSSSSGIAATVFGATGFLGRYVVNRLGRIGSQIVIPHRCDQYDLMYLRPMGDLGQIIFMEWDARNKDSIKRALEHSNVVINLVGREWETRNYRYEDAFVTIPQQIAKATREAGITKFVHMSHLNADIRSQSKYLRNKAVGETAVRDEFPEAIIMKPSEIFGREDRFFNYYANMRWFGNAVPLISLGKKTVKQPVHVVDVAKAIINAVRDPDANGKTFALVGPNRYLLHDLVEYIYALAHRPFVPYPLPRPLYHLAAQFFAMNPFEPWTTADKVDRFHTTDMKYPGLPGLEDLGITPSTVEQRAIEILRRHRRFRYLEADLDETKPAKTVNY; encoded by the exons ATGGCTTCGTTAGCGCTGGTTAGCCGTCCTGTGAGTGTCCTTCCAAAGATTACAA GTAGCTGCTCCCCTGCTGTATTGTCGGCTGCCTCGGTCACCACAGTCCAGCAGAGGAAGCTCCACCATGCTGTCATCCCCAAAGGGAAAGGAGGACGCTCCTCCTCCAGTGGAATAGCGGCAACGGTGTTTGGTGCCACAGGTTTTCTGGGTCGATACGTGGTCAACAGGCTGG GTCGGATTGGCTCTCAGATTGTCATCCCTCACCGCTGTGATCAGTATGACCTCATGTACTTGAGGCCCATGGGTGATCTTGGACAGATCATTTTCATG GAGTGGGATGCCAGGAACAAAGACTCCATCAAACGGGCTTTGGAGCACTCTAATGTTGTCATCAACCTAGTGGGCAGAGAATGGGAGACAAG GAACTATCGCTATGAGGATGCCTTCGTGACCATCCCTCAGCAAATTGCCAAGGCAACCAGAGAGGCCGGCATCACAAAGTTCGTCCACATGTCTCACCTCAACGCTGACATACGCAGCCAGTCCAAATACCTGAGGAACAAG GCTGTAGGAGAGACAGCAGTGAGAGATGAATTTCCTGAAGCGATCATCATGAAGCCCTCTGAGATCTTTGGGAGGGAGGACAGATTCTTCAACTACTATGCAA ACATGCGCTGGTTTGGCAATGCTGTTCCACTCATATCTCTGGGGAAAAAGACTGTGAAGCAGCCTGTTCAT GTGGTGGATGTGGCCAAGGCTATTATCAATGCTGTCAGAGACCCTGATGCTAATGGGAAGACATTTGCATTAGTTGG TCCCAACCGTTACCTCCTTCATGACCTGGTTGAGTACATCTACGCCCTGGCACACAGACCTTTTGTGCCCTACCCCCTACCCCGCCCACTCTATCA cCTTGCTGCGCAGTTTTTCGCAATGAACCCATTTGAGCCCTGGACAACCGCAGACAAAGTCGACAGG TTTCACACAACAGACATGAAGTACCCAGGACTTCCTGGTCTGGAAGATCTTGGTATCACTCCCTCCACTGTAGAGCAAAGGGCAATTGAGATTCTGCGTCGCCATCGCCGATTCCGTTACCTGGAAGCTGACCTGGATGAGACAAAACCAGCCAAGACTGTCAACTATTAA